The window CAGCAACAATGATGGTCAGATGCTCGCCCCCGGTCCGTCGTTGAACATCCGTTCAAAGGTCATAGAGTTCTAATAGAACCACGGAGCCGACGCAACCATGACATCTATCGTCCTGCGAAGTtccttccgcgcggcgtTCTGTGCGGACCACGATTCAGCTCCCGTTGCCACCAGTGCCTCAAATTCACGACACCTCCGTTGATGTGAAGATTTTAGGTTTTGCAGACGTCTATACGCCTCAGGTACACATCATAAAGCCTACGACTGCCTCCTACAGCTAGCTCCTCTGGCGGGCGCGACATGTCTGACAGTGCTGCCTTCGTAATACCGACAACCACATGCCGAAATTCCCAATGCGAAAGGCTGCAGTGGGAATATGCCGCAGCGAACATGCAACGCTTGCGAAGTACGTTAGCTAATTTGCAACAAAGTTGCTTATGGGGTGCTTCATGTCGAAGACCGGCAAAAGTTGAGAATTCTTCGTGGAGTAGCCGCAGGGCTCCAGAATGGTAACGGATCCGCAATGCTGTCGAAAGTCGAGACGTTCAACACGGATCTGTGCGCTACTCCCGGCATAACACAGAGCTGCAACCACTGGTAGAAGAAACGCAGCAAGAGAGCGTTTCCCCCTATGCATCTCTATCAAAACAAAAGACAGTTGAAATCTCTCCTTCCCCTCTCATGCACTGTGTGCACGCAAGACGATGCCGGCATGAGCTGCGTCATCCCGAGACGCCTTGGCAACATTCTCCGCCACGCCTGAATCTGCCTTGACAACCAGGAAAAATTCCATTATAAATACCTCAGCAGGACATAACGTAAAaccctcgcctcctcgatcGGTTTCCGCTAAGCACCTCTtctgtgtgcggcggcggcagtgcCTCATGTTTTAAAACAAAGTTTTTTTCGTCATGCTATCACGCACTTCTTTCCTTGTGCACAACAAGGGGTTCCCTTGCTTCCTTTTCCTCtttgcttctttcttctctcagcCGCTGAACTCGTTGCATCTGCTGAAGCAGCAACTCGAGTCGGCCCTTGACCTTTACGAGAGCCGCTTCGGACCTCCGTCGTTCCTCAACCTGTAGAAGAAGTAAGACAAGCTGCTCGCGACCTGCATCTGTGTTCGCCAACACGACGGCATGCTGCTTAACGATTTCCTCGATCCATCCACCCTTGATGATGGAAGTAGCCGGATttgcctgctgctgctgcacaaGGTGTTGAAGAAGCACCAGAGCCTGTACCGCGGTCAGCGACCCAACTGCTGCGGCAACTTCTCTCTTGTCCTTTGCAGTGGAGGACAAGACGGtttcgaggaggcgcgcatcAGAAGCAGTCAGCGCTTGACGTAGGATAACAGCCACATTACTGGGCTCTGCTCCGGGAGCCCCGGCCCCAACCAGGTCCATTCCCTTCgactgcttcttcttcttcttgcccTCCCCGTCTGCTGAATCCGTTCTAGCCTCTGCGTCACTCGCGTCAGAACTTGTGACAGCGGCGATATTCCTCTtgaaggaggcagcgggcaAGGATGGAACGGAACCAttctcttccgcctcttctaTCGTGCCACTGTGTTTCTCTCCCCTCTTTCGCGGCTCGTTGACTGCAGAGCGGACCTCTGACAGTTTCATAGCCTCGACACATGCAAGACCGAACTTGCTCGCACCCGCACGGGGAACAAGAGGCAGGTAGGATTCTTGGGGACTGGAGCGAGATGACGAGGTACAACGAAGCATCAGACACTGGAAAATAGGTGCCGCGTGGGGTCCGCGCACTATACGCACTGGATGCCAAGTATGTGCGGACTGTTCTTGCCGCGCACTTTGTCGGTGCTTCCTTTTGCCCGAGCTGGAGGGGCTGGTAAACTCTTCGTCTCCATTCTCTTCCACCTCTTGGAAGTACCAAATaccaggcgccgccgcagcgcgcgccagTATCGGCGTCGCGAGGGCCGCCTTAGGAGAAACACACGGGAAGGATACAGAGTCGATTTGCGTAAGCTTCGTAAGAGAGTATAATACGCCCTCGTCCCCTTGCTTCTTACCAAGTGCCCACACGATAACATTGTTGCGGTGCGATAGGGTGACGACTAACTGTTGCGCACCCGGAGTGGTGcagtcgtcttcgctcgccgATTCATCTTCGTTGTCGGAGTCGCCCTGTTTGTTGACTGGCAGGATGATTTGAACCAGTGGCTCGAAGTGGCTCCCGGAGCAGATcggctgcagcttcttcgcctttcctTTGCCAATCGCTCgctcgtctgcagccgcctccTGACTGGGGACCTTCCACACCAGCAGCTGCACATGCTGCTCCTCCTTCCCGCTTCCGCTAAAGACTCCGGCCGCGTAATGCGCTCGCTTTTCGAGGGCCACGGtccacgcgcctccgctcgtcCCGCCAACCAGTTTTGCTCTTGgtccctgctgctgcacatCGTAAAGCACGACAGCGGAGGCCGAGCTCGACTCAGTcgtgcctctccgcgcagcgaggacgaccaagtcccctgcggctgccgacggcgcagccaTGATGTTGTAGGGCTTCGAAAGCTCCGTTTGCTGCGCCACTGTTCCATCCTCCGGATCGACGGTCACCAGCACGCTGCCTTCCCGTCCCCCGACCAGTGCGACTACGCTCCCGCTGCCGGCTCCGgtgcccgcgccgcaggcgagtccATGGACAGGAAAATCATTCGAGCCCTTCGTGACATCGAGATCCGATTCGGCGCCGTTCGCGTGTGCGcactccgcggcgtctcccagATAAGTGCTGAACAACAGCTTGCTGCTCGAGGCCGTcacgtctgcggctgccacCATCCCTCGATCTGTACCAATAAGCAGACGTTCCGACGCTCCAtgggaggcagccgcgccggaAACGAAGAGCAAAGACGTGATACTGTGTCCGAGGAACTGGCGCTGCCACTCAACAGAGAAGCTGGGCTGATAGTTGGTGGCAAACGAAGCTCCCGGGGCGGTGCCCCTCTCAG is drawn from Besnoitia besnoiti strain Bb-Ger1 chromosome VI, whole genome shotgun sequence and contains these coding sequences:
- a CDS encoding hypothetical protein (encoded by transcript BESB_065840) yields the protein MTKARPSLAPSISADALSASSLSPPPAALSCFSSAGRFLATAAASDSDETGESRALRSRVKVWQTAGGGECLGSATSERGTAPGASFATNYQPSFSVEWQRQFLGHSITSLLFVSGAAASHGASERLLIGTDRGMVAAADVTASSSKLLFSTYLGDAAECAHANGAESDLDVTKGSNDFPVHGLACGAGTGAGSGSVVALVGGREGSVLVTVDPEDGTVAQQTELSKPYNIMAAPSAAAGDLVVLAARRGTTESSSASAVVLYDVQQQGPRAKLVGGTSGGAWTVALEKRAHYAAGVFSGSGKEEQHVQLLVWKVPSQEAAADERAIGKGKAKKLQPICSGSHFEPLVQIILPVNKQGDSDNEDESASEDDCTTPGAQQLVVTLSHRNNVIVWALGKKQGDEGVLYSLTKLTQIDSVSFPCVSPKAALATPILARAAAAPGIWYFQEVEENGDEEFTSPSSSGKRKHRQSARQEQSAHTWHPVRIVRGPHAAPIFQCLMLRCTSSSRSSPQESYLPLVPRAGASKFGLACVEAMKLSEVRSAVNEPRKRGEKHSGTIEEAEENGSVPSLPAASFKRNIAAVTSSDASDAEARTDSADGEGKKKKKQSKGMDLVGAGAPGAEPSNVAVILRQALTASDARLLETVLSSTAKDKREVAAAVGSLTAVQALVLLQHLVQQQQANPATSIIKGGWIEEIVKQHAVVLANTDAGREQLVLLLLQVEERRRSEAALVKVKGRLELLLQQMQRVQRLREERSKEEKEAREPLVVHKERSA